From a region of the Salvelinus namaycush isolate Seneca chromosome 40, SaNama_1.0, whole genome shotgun sequence genome:
- the LOC120033737 gene encoding gap junction beta-2 protein-like: MTWGTLYAQLAGVNRHSTSLGKVWLSVLFIFRVTVLVLAAESVWGDEQSDFVCNTLQPGCENVCYDHFFPVSHIRLWCLQLIFVSTPALLVAMYVAYRHHGDKRQVLQQGSVGGRCRSDKAQAAQEAELESLGRRRLPIVGPLWWTYACSLVFRLLFEGGFMYALYVLYDGFQMPRLVQCDQWPCPNVVDCFVSRPTEKTVFTVFMATSSCVCMALNMAELAYLVAKAIARCPSSRRRGGKQKGEGANCSSTSSKDKTLQQNKKNEKLLFSSSSGSTCSKAV, from the exons aTGACCTGGGGGACCCTGTATGCCCAGCTGGCTGGTGTGAACCGCCACTCCACCAGCCTGGGGAAGGTGTGgctgtctgtcctcttcatctTCCGTGTCACCGTGCTGGTCCTGGCGGCCGAAAGCGTCTGGGGGGACGAACAGAGTGACTTTGTCTGCAACACCCTGCAGCCGGGCTGCGAGAACGTCTGCTACGACCACTTCTTCCCCGTGTCCCACATCAGGCTCTGGTGTCTGCAGCTTATCTTCGTCTCCACGCCCGCTCTCCTCGTCGCCATGTACGTGGCCTACCGTCATCACGGCGACAAACGCCAGGTCCTGCAGCAGGGTTCAGTCGGGGGGCGTTGCCGCAGCGACAAGGCCCAGGCGGCCCAGGAAGCTGAGCTAGAGAGTCTGGGGAGGCGGAGGCTGCCAATCGTCGGGCCGCTGTGGTGGACGTACGCCTGTAGTCTGGTCTTCCGCCTGCTGTTCGAGGGAGGCTTCAT GTATGCTCTATACGTGTTGTACGACGGCTTCCAGATGCCCAGGCTGGTCCAGTGTGACCAGTGGCCCTGTCCCAATGTGGTGGACTGCTTTGTCTCCCGCCCCACAGAAAAAACTGTCTTCACCGTTTTCATGGCCACCTCCTCCTGCGTCTGTATGGCACTCAACATGGCcgaactggcctacctggtcgcCAAGGCTATCGCTCGGTGCCCGTCATCACGGCGCAGAGGGGGGAAACAGAAAGGGGAGGGTGCAAACTGTTCCTCAACCTCTTCCAAAGACAAGACTCTGCAGCAGAACAAGAAGAATGAGAAGTTGTTGTTCTCCTCTTCGTCTGGGTCCACCTGCAGCAAGGCGGTGTGA
- the LOC120033263 gene encoding gap junction alpha-3 protein-like, whose product MGDWSFLGRLLENAQEHSTVIGKVWLTVLFIFRILVLGAAAEEVWGDEQSDFTCNTQQPGCENVCYDEAFPISHIRFWVLQIIFVSTPTLIYLGHVLHIVRMEEKRREKEEEQRKASRHQEERDHLYRNGGGGGKKEKPPIRDEHGKIRIRGALLRTYVFNIIFKTLFEVGFILGQYFLYGFQLSPLYKCGRWPCPNTVDCFISRPTEKTIFIIFMLVVACVSLLLNLLEIYHLGWKKVKQGVSNEFAPDRMALPLARDEAVESNMIQEGIAHPALNCLPTYGGVNVVYLPNEQANATAALSEQQAEAAELKMDPFHEDFLLEAPPTSFYGSEGSGQQQSVEQNWANMAMELQTLDAEQSPPPPDTAPPIPDSRSSTLPLGESRRSEEHQQQEEDEAEAVLPLTHVDDVTVTRVEMHEPPVFIAADARRLSRASKTSSVRARPDDLAV is encoded by the exons ATGGGTGACTGGAGCTTTCTGGGGCGGCTGCTGGAGAACGCTCAAGAACACTCCACCGTGATTGGCAAG GTGTGGCTGACAGTCCTCTTCATCTTCCGTATCCTGGTCCTGGGGGCGGCTGCGGAGGAAGTGTGGGGTGACGAGCAGTCGGACTTCACCTGCAACACGCAGCAGCCTGGTTGCGAGAACGTGTGCTACGACGAAGCCTTCCCCATCTCGCACATCCGCTTCTGGGTGCTGCAGATTATCTTCGTGTCCACGCCCACCTTGATCTACCTGGGACACGTGCTGCACATTGTCCGCATGGAGGAGAAACGccgggagaaggaggaggagcagcgGAAGGCCAGCCGGCACCAAGAGGAGAGAGACCATCTGTACAGgaacggaggaggaggagggaaaaagGAGAAGCCCCCAATCAGAGACGAGCACGGTAAAATCCGCATCCGGGGGGCTCTCTTGCGCACGTATGTGTTCAACATCATCTTCAAGACGCTGTTCGAAGTGGGCTTCATCCTGGGTCAGTACTTCCTGTATGGCTTCCAGCTCAGCCCCCTGTATAAGTGTGGTCGCTGGCCCTGCCCCAACACAGTTGACTGCTTCATCTCACGCCCCACAGAGAAGACCATCTTCATCATCTTCATGCTGGTGGTAGCCTGCGTCTCCCTGCTGCTCAACCTGCTGGAGATATACCACCTGGGATGGAAGAAGGTGAAGCAGGGGGTCAGCAACGAGTTTGCGCCCGACCGAATGGCGCTCCCCCTGGCCAGAGACGAGGCGGTAGAGTCCAATATGATCCAGGAGGGGATCGCCCACCCGGCCCTCAACTGCCTGCCCACGTACGGTGGCGTGAATGTGGTGTACCTGCCCAACGAGCAGGCAAACGCCACGGCCGCTTTATCCGAGCAGCAGGCAGAGGCGGCGGAACTCAAGATGGACCCTTTCCATGAAGACTTCCTGCTGGAGGCTCCTCCCACATCCTTCTACGGCAGCGAGGGCAGTGGCCAGCAGCAGTCCGTGGAGCAGAACTGGGCCAACATGGCCATGGAGCTGCAGACTCTGGACGCT GAGCAGTCACCCCCTCCACCCGACACTGCCCCTCCTATCCCCGACTCCCgttcctccaccctccccctgGGGGAATCGAGAAGGAGTGAGGAGCACCAGCAGCAGGAAGAAGACGAAGCGGAGGCGGTGCTGCCGCTGACGCACGTTGATGATGTCACGGTGACCCGGGTGGAGATGCACGAGCCACCCGTTTTCATAGCGGCGGACGCCCGCAGGCTGAGCAGGGCCAGCAAGACCAGCAGTGTCCGAGCCCGGCCCGACGACCTTGCCgtgtaa